One genomic window of Numida meleagris isolate 19003 breed g44 Domestic line chromosome 1, NumMel1.0, whole genome shotgun sequence includes the following:
- the POLD3 gene encoding DNA polymerase delta subunit 3 isoform X1: MEDELYLENIDEFVTDQNRIVTYKWLSYTLGVHVNQAKQMLYDYVERKRKENSGAQLHVTYLVAGDLIQNGHTCHKVAVVREDKLEAMKSKLATVTSVHVYSIQKALLKDSGPLYNTDYDIIKTNLHDCSKFSAIRCADAVPRTPAEVAQARALARAGSQAPSDNTSAANAPALNGHGPSAPKQSSQQPKGIMGMFAAKAASKAQDASKEPKAKEAPSVSAASSKPSAKGNIMNNFFGKAAMNKLKVNSVPEQPKEEKEVAKTSVPVAQPESSPNTIVEKPGRKTEPAKIQAKDKKSKMKRVDKSDNEEEREPENQKKKRKRIKQLESDSSDEEDVLASPTLEEEKAPSPPAPVPALKAELEPPSTEASAGGKKRKRKRVLKSKMFVDEEEGCMVTEKVYESESCTDSEDDFAKAKPPAAPKQPALPVKKEPKEERKNQKKGAATASRANKQVSIMGFFQKK; this comes from the exons GTGACATACAAATGGCTGAGCTATACGTTGGGAGTTCACGTCAACCAGGCTAAGCA GATGCTGTATGATTATGTCGAGAGGAAACGAAAGGAGAACTCAGGAGCTCAGCTTCACGTCACCTACCTGGTAGCAGGAGACCTCATCCAGAATGGACATACA tgccACAAGGTTGCAGTAGTGAGAGAGGATAAGCTGGAAG CAATGAAGTCTAAACTGGCCACGGTTACCAGCGTGCACGTCTACAGCATTCAGAAAGCCTTGCTCAAAGACAGCGGGCCCCTCTACAACACGGACTACGACATCATCAAAACCAACCTGCACGACTGCAGCAA GTTCAGCGCCATTCGCTGCGCTGATGCGGTCCCCAGGACTCCAGCTGAGGTTGCTCAAGCGCGGGCGTTGGCGCGGGCCGGCTCCCAGGCACCGAGTGACAACACCAGCGCTGCCAACGCGCCGGCGCTCAACGGCCACGGTCCTTCGGCCCCTAAGCAGAGCTCACAGCAACCCAAGGGGATCATGGGGATGTTTGCAGCCAAAGCCGCTTCCAAAGCTCAGGATGCAAGTAAAGAACCCAAAGCGAAGGAGGCCCCGAGC GTgtctgcagcaagcagcaagcCATCAGCAAAGGGCAACATCATGAACAACTTCTTTGGAAAAGCTGCCATGA ATAAACTCAAAGTCAACTCAGTGCCTGAGCAgccaaaggaggaaaaagaagtcgCCAAGACTTCAGTTCCTGTAGCGCAACCAGAGTCATCCCCTAATACCATAGTAGAGAAACCCGGGAGGAAAACAGAGCCTGCTAAAATTCAAGCAAAGGACAAAAAGAG TAAAATGAAGAGGGTGGATAAGTCTGATAACGAGGAGGAAAGAGAGCCCGAAAAtcaaaagaagaagaggaaacgAATTAAACAACTGGAGTCTGACAGCAGTGACGAGGAAG ATGTCCTGGCATCTCCCACGCTCGAGGAGGAGAAAGCTCCATCTCCACCAGCTCCGGTACCTGCTCTGAAGGCTGAGCTGGAGCCTCCATCCACTGAG GCTTCAGctgggggaaagaagaggaaacgGAAGCGCGTGCTGAAATCCAAAATGTTTGTTGATGAAGAGGAAGGCTGCATGG TGACTGAGAAGGTTTACGAGAGCGAATCCTGCACGGACAGCGAGGATGACTTCGCCAAGGCCAAGCCACCAGCTGCACCCAAGCAGCCTGCGCTGCCCGTGAAGAAAGAAccaaaggaagagaggaagaaccAGAAGAAAGGGGCAGCCACCGCCAGCAGAGCCAACAAACAGGTCTCCATCATGggcttctttcagaagaaatga
- the POLD3 gene encoding DNA polymerase delta subunit 3 isoform X2, whose protein sequence is MFSAPQTGFLRMIRRGQDRRSHLDNASRRRAGVRVAWHESITGRKWTRVLQVLCLLCHKVAVVREDKLEAMKSKLATVTSVHVYSIQKALLKDSGPLYNTDYDIIKTNLHDCSKFSAIRCADAVPRTPAEVAQARALARAGSQAPSDNTSAANAPALNGHGPSAPKQSSQQPKGIMGMFAAKAASKAQDASKEPKAKEAPSVSAASSKPSAKGNIMNNFFGKAAMNKLKVNSVPEQPKEEKEVAKTSVPVAQPESSPNTIVEKPGRKTEPAKIQAKDKKSKMKRVDKSDNEEEREPENQKKKRKRIKQLESDSSDEEDVLASPTLEEEKAPSPPAPVPALKAELEPPSTEASAGGKKRKRKRVLKSKMFVDEEEGCMVTEKVYESESCTDSEDDFAKAKPPAAPKQPALPVKKEPKEERKNQKKGAATASRANKQVSIMGFFQKK, encoded by the exons ATGTTCAGTGCTCCCCAGACTGGATTCCTGAGGATGATCCGGAGAGGGCAGGACAGGAGGTCACACCTGGACAACGCTTCCAGAAGACGTGCGGGCGTCAGAGTAGCATGGCACGAGTCAATCACTGGGAGGAAATGGACGAGAGTGCTTCAGGTCCTGTGCCTGCTG tgccACAAGGTTGCAGTAGTGAGAGAGGATAAGCTGGAAG CAATGAAGTCTAAACTGGCCACGGTTACCAGCGTGCACGTCTACAGCATTCAGAAAGCCTTGCTCAAAGACAGCGGGCCCCTCTACAACACGGACTACGACATCATCAAAACCAACCTGCACGACTGCAGCAA GTTCAGCGCCATTCGCTGCGCTGATGCGGTCCCCAGGACTCCAGCTGAGGTTGCTCAAGCGCGGGCGTTGGCGCGGGCCGGCTCCCAGGCACCGAGTGACAACACCAGCGCTGCCAACGCGCCGGCGCTCAACGGCCACGGTCCTTCGGCCCCTAAGCAGAGCTCACAGCAACCCAAGGGGATCATGGGGATGTTTGCAGCCAAAGCCGCTTCCAAAGCTCAGGATGCAAGTAAAGAACCCAAAGCGAAGGAGGCCCCGAGC GTgtctgcagcaagcagcaagcCATCAGCAAAGGGCAACATCATGAACAACTTCTTTGGAAAAGCTGCCATGA ATAAACTCAAAGTCAACTCAGTGCCTGAGCAgccaaaggaggaaaaagaagtcgCCAAGACTTCAGTTCCTGTAGCGCAACCAGAGTCATCCCCTAATACCATAGTAGAGAAACCCGGGAGGAAAACAGAGCCTGCTAAAATTCAAGCAAAGGACAAAAAGAG TAAAATGAAGAGGGTGGATAAGTCTGATAACGAGGAGGAAAGAGAGCCCGAAAAtcaaaagaagaagaggaaacgAATTAAACAACTGGAGTCTGACAGCAGTGACGAGGAAG ATGTCCTGGCATCTCCCACGCTCGAGGAGGAGAAAGCTCCATCTCCACCAGCTCCGGTACCTGCTCTGAAGGCTGAGCTGGAGCCTCCATCCACTGAG GCTTCAGctgggggaaagaagaggaaacgGAAGCGCGTGCTGAAATCCAAAATGTTTGTTGATGAAGAGGAAGGCTGCATGG TGACTGAGAAGGTTTACGAGAGCGAATCCTGCACGGACAGCGAGGATGACTTCGCCAAGGCCAAGCCACCAGCTGCACCCAAGCAGCCTGCGCTGCCCGTGAAGAAAGAAccaaaggaagagaggaagaaccAGAAGAAAGGGGCAGCCACCGCCAGCAGAGCCAACAAACAGGTCTCCATCATGggcttctttcagaagaaatga